From a single Salvelinus sp. IW2-2015 linkage group LG22, ASM291031v2, whole genome shotgun sequence genomic region:
- the LOC111982857 gene encoding uncharacterized protein isoform X2, with product MKRKVSRLRLSPNEEAQLIREEHERRRKLRIQQVREQERYIALQIRKEVQLRRERELQNLAEELKEEWEQQRSEKLETLQKLYQDNLRVLGEGHRSAKENEPDWEAIAQKNEENHVRADERYRVALKELKSERQKDQEEQNRFIEARKKSIQVEKERAAKVANFPSLPPNPIESIESRKLHAVKKSDVDAFSVTHYHMPETAVDREVYTAQPNAQEVALEEMQRLQVLGQEEQRERREQLEKARLRGNHALRREQLTQDRERLLVELEHMHQTDLLRRRQVMAQMPAQIFQPLHKRQEMREDWQRDMEFAFEDMYTGERRVKGDLVLQLVPEPLPAVSTGSQDEDLDLTQEATPDLTPLAGAEEQQDEEPSRPLGGAPRQALKKLLTRIRSQRDQWSYRRLVDPPGDCRTTPTAECDTSAGVTTIETGSLASEERGRPLTTIPRLPDPSQSAQAIETTEESIVAGTLLHADKQAIKIHTFETERKRRGEELERQKQEQIALLKELEEKKSRLELLLQEAQQEREQLHTAMNQDTAAASGTQKTPAQDVTSVSPAAPTPESTITSAAEDGHSRRIREYQQRLLDQNRLHKQSVEEARRRLEEYQRTLRNRYSGETTSTFLPPGTTACLLPHFKGGINSPAVPLELPSGSALLPCLPVALSPHSRAHTPLDLPTQEPSILVQTLFLPGTTVGLHINSRTSPVQLEPTSESLRDQRAGVWLADNVFSRVTEDFPEKLPPPSTSLDPQSYRPHPVSLHPTPHIPLPSRTDPIPPISPTPSEESATLPGEAPVNPGSVLRAPAKFGEEVEKQRQELREAQRRVEAQREVLFMQQRELEEEQREQRRRQREVLQALLTADDTQPGPETTDGLGSERLRLMAALLRAIEESNGQTSTLVETSQSQENTFDVQSSHSDRPAPHPLPHHHPRAAKPPVARARLAVMEMTEQHELSAIQEVQTPANASLITEESVAVSIERAIPEEQDHTAHSERGHSSTSVSSAWEHTAGTGSETLTGSGRSSKLSWRERLRLEAGASPGPDPTPALPERSYHSCEFGRGVLGKSPIELESLSFQSARRPSEPDYLSSTTISSGSYATTDPEHTSTDPEHTSTDPEHTSTDPEHTSTDPEHTSTQIDSSLLLAGFGMGGGKNKKSSVNGSSSSRHSSCRGVSGTGFPILDSLIHSSSIQRIIDKYTRELNFSLSTAGNQTGASAVIEGSVCEEPSSSVSQQKPWSKLLQENEGPDRSPVWGADPHTLPSDRESGAQRHDQEWDNTVNRIMDRLSDKSSSLVLDQGRDSTISPMTGQPSDKSSSPGQGWDSTLSRMIGQLSGQSTSLDQGWDSTLSRMIGGLSNQSTSVSQRLDQSSQWLDEVQDESRVMRPLVGELDESAAQWSGSSEAGGSNSLGWVDLRVSGQTGVSSDPEGAPESQLLSSSSLPGREPPPHPHYQSLQHSGASSQEADRTGVDPASDSFHPLLAEVTHNETAEPSMTFHLPEEEVEGLCSHDEDGDHEAPAGDLELSACSEEFEDDTDPSVTSEPSPERLRGGEEPPQPSPALHDSLYQLTSSQCLPHDSALQVSLGAEEVGLAACEDVSTWDMPLEGGDTDMESTPAPRRLDQRGAIKIEDLGAGEPDDQLCSESKISPPIWERIMEVGSVKGIMDESMLTLVSLTDTTLQGQELTEEEEGEMEESKSTMLPEENASLQEKETTPSHAVMLLEFQSCPSVNLQEAFQQKRRALIQRSAHRVEEIQAKRDEARANTTTRAQSDPTTVQSTTSKPRREGRSAESTHAGGYAKQKKQQPKPQTPLQPPMLAKLKKVGEVRISTPEIRKQDVAEMRKRTERLYSRLDEVKLQKEVRSRQEAYAKNREMAKEFHKKTLQKLRAKQSSQ from the exons ATGAAGAGAAAAGTGTCTCGATTACGGTTAAGTCCAAATGAAGAAGCTCAACTCATTCGAGAGGAACACGAGAGGAGAAGGAAgctgcgaatacaacag GTGCGGGAACAGGAGCGGTATATCGCTCTTCAAATCCGCAAGGAGGTGCAACTACGAAGGGAGCGCGAGCTGCAAAACCTGGCAGAGGAGTTGAAGGAGGAGTGGGAGCAACAGCGGAGTGAGAAACTGGAGACCCTGCAAAAGTTATACCAGGACAATCTCCGAGTTTTGGGAGAGGGACATAGAAGTGCCAAAGAAAAT GAGCCTGACTGGGAGGCAATTGCACAGAAAAATGAGGAGAATCATGTTCGGGCAGATGAGCGCTATCGAGTAGCCCTCAAAGAGCTCAaatcagagagacagaaagatcaGGAGGAACAAAATCG TTTTATTGAGGCTAGGAAGAAGTCCATAcaggtggagaaggagagggcagCAAAAGTGGCCAACTTCCCATCCCTTCCACCCAACCCAATTGAG AGTATTGAGTCAAGGAAGCTGCATGCAGTGAAGAAATCAGATGTGGATGCCTTCTCTGTGACTCACTATCATATGCCAGAGACTGCGGTGGACAGGGAAGTCTACACAGCACAG CCAAACGCACAGGAGGTGGCATTGGAGGAGATGCAGCGCCTGCAGGTGCTAGGacaggaggagcagagggagaggcggGAGCAGCTGGAGAAGGCTCGTCTCAGAGGTAACCACGCGCTGAGGAGGGAACAGCTCACACAG GACCGAGAGCGCCTCCTGGTGGAGCTTGAACACATGCATCAGACAGACCTTTTGAGGCGCAGGCAGGTGATGGCTCAGATGCCTGCCCAGATCTTCCAGCCGCTCCACAAGAGACAGGAGATGAGGGAGGACTGGCAGAGGGATATGGAGTTCGCCTTCGAGGACATGTACACTGGAGAGAGGA GAGTGAAAGGTGACCTGGTGCTGCAGCTGGTCCCAGAGCCTCTCCCAGCTGTGTCCACTGGCAGCCAGGATGAAGACCTAGACCTGACCCAGGAGGCCACCCCTGACCTTACACCCTTGGCTGGGGCAGAGGAACAACAGGATGAAG AACCATCCAGGCCTCTAGGTGGCGCCCCCAGACAGGCCTTGAAGAAACTATTGACCCGCATCAGGTCACAGAGAGACCAGTGGAGCTACCGGAGGCTGGTTGATCCCCCAGGTGACTGCCGAACTACTCCGACAGCAGAGTGCGACACGTCCGCAGGCGTTACGACCATTGAGACAGGTTCTCTGGCCAGCGAGGAGAGGGGCCGACCTTTGACCACTATACCCAGACTCCCTGACCCCTCTCAGTCAGCCCAAG CTATAGAGACAACAGAAGAGTCCATAGTGGCTGGTACCCTGCTCCATGCTGATAAACAAGCCATCAAGATCCACACATTTGAAaccgagaggaagaggagg GGGGAAGAGCTGGAGAGGCAAAAGCAGGAGCAGATAGCCCTGCTAAAGGAGTtagaggagaagaagagcaggctggagctgctgctgcaggAGGCCCAGCAAGAAAGAGAACAGCTGCATACGGCCATGAACCAGGACACAGCTGCTGCATCTGGAACACAGAAAACACCAGCCCAGGACGTCACCTCTGTCAGCCCTGCTGCTCCAACTCCCGAG TCTACTATAACCTCAGCTGCTGAGGATGGCCACTCCAGGAGAATCAGAGAGTATCAGCAGCGTCTCTTGGACCAGAACAG GCTTCATAAGCAGTCTGTGGAGGAGGCTCGCCGACGTCTGGAAGAGTACCAACGCACACTAAGAAACCGCTACTCTGGTGAAACCACGTCAACATTTCTCCCTCCTGGTACCACAGCCTGTCTTCTACCACACTTTAAAGGAGGAATCAATTCCCCGGCAGTGCCCCTAGAACTCCCCTCTGGTTCTGCCCTgctcccctgtctccctgtagcacttaGTCCCCACTCTAGAGCTCACACCCCTTTGGACCTCCCCACACAGGAGCCCTCCATCTTGGTTCAAACTCTCTTCCTCCCTGGCACTACAGTTGGCTTGCATATTAACTCCAGAACCTCACCAGTGCAGCTAGAACCCACCTCTGAAAGCCTAAGGGACCAAAGAGCAGGTGTTTGGCTGGCGGACAATGTGTTTAGTAGGGTCACAGAGGATTTCCCTGAGAAGCTACCTCCACCCTCTACCTCGTTAGACCCCCAGTCCTACAGACCACATCCTGTTTCCCTCCACCCTACTCCACACATCCCACTCCCATCAAGAACTGACCCCATCCCACCCATCAGCCCAACCCCTTCAGAAGAGTCAGCTACTCTCCCTGGCGAGGCCCCGGTAAATCCTGGGTCTGTCCTGCGGGCCCCGGCCAAGtttggggaggaggtggagaagcaGAGGCAGGAGCTACGGGAGGCCCAACGGCGGGTGGAGGCCCAGAGGGAGGTGCTCTTCATGCAGCAGAGGGAactggaggaggaacagagggagcagaggaggagacagagggaggtgttacAGGCACTGCTCACTGCTGATGACACACAG CCTGGTCCAGAGACCactgatggtttggggtcagaaCGTCTCCGTCTGATGGCAGCTCTGCTTCGGGCCATCGAGGAGTCCAATGGGCAAACCTCAACATTGGTAGAAACCAGTCAGAGCCAAGAGAACACATTCGATGTCCAGAGTTCACACTCAGACAGACCCGCCCCTCACCcactcccccaccaccacccccggGCAGCCAAACCCCCGGTGGCCCGCGCCAGGCTGGCCGTCATGGAGATGACAGAGCAGCACGAGCTCAGTGCCATCCAGGAGGTGCAGACGCCAGCCAATGCCAGCCTGATCACAG AAGAGAGTGTGGCAGTATCTATTGAAAGGGCAATCCCAGAAGAACAGGACCACACGGCCCACTCTGAAAGAGGTCACTCCAGCACCTCTGTGTCCAGTGCATGGGAACACACAGCTGGGACTGGGAGTGAGACATTAACTGGGTCTGGTAGATCCAGCAAGCtgtcctggagagagagactacgGCTGGAGGCTGGTGCCTCTCCTGGACCTG ATCCCACACCAGCACTCCCAGAACGGTCTTATCACTCCTGTGAGTTTGGGAGAGGTGTCCTTGGTAAATCTCCTATAGAG TTGGAGAGCCTGTCCTTCCAGTCAGCCCGTAGACCCTCAGAACCTGACTACCTGTCCTCCACCACCATCTCTTCCGGAAGCTATGCCACCACTGACCCTGAACACACCTCCACTGACCCTGAACACACCTCCACTGACCCTGAACACACCTCCACTGACCCTGAACACACCTCCACTGACCCTGAACACACCTCCACCCAAATAG ACTCTTCCCTGCTCTTGGCTGGGTTTGGAATGGGAGGAGGAAAAAATAAAAAGTCATCGGTCAATGGCTCCTCTTCATCCAGACACAGTTCCTGTAGGGGCGTATCTGGTACTGGCTTTCCCATTTTAGACTCACTCATACACAGCAGCAGTATCCAGCGCATCATAGACAAATACACCAGGGAGCTCAACTTTTCTCTTAGTACTGCTGGGAACCAGACGG GTGCATCTGCAGTGATAGAGGGGTCAGTGTGTGAGGAGCCAAGCTCCTCTGTGTCGCAGCAGAAGCCCTGGTCTAAGCTACTGCAGGAGAATGAGGGACCAGACAGGTCACCTGTTTGGGGGGCCGACCCACACACTCTCCCCTCGGACAGAGAGTCAGGAGCTCAGAGGCACGACCAG GAATGGGACAACACTGTCAACCGGATCATGGATCGCCTCTCAGACAAGTCCTCCTCATTGGTTCTGGACCAGGGGCGGGACTCCACTATCAGCCCAATGACTGGCCAGCCCTCGGATAAGTCATCCTCGCCGGGCCAAGGGTGGGACTCTACTTTGAGCCGAATGATTGGCCAGCTCTCAGGTCAATCAACCTCACTGGACCAAGGGTGGGATTCGACTTTGAGCAGAATGATTGGCGGGCTCTCCAATCAGTCAACCTCTGTCAGCCAGCGATTGGACCAgtcatcccagtggctagatgaaGTCCAGGATGAGAGCCGGGTGATGAGGCCTCTGGTTGGAGAGCTGGATGAGTCTGCTGCCCAATGGAGTGGGAGCTCAG AAGCTGGTGGTTCTAACTCCCTAGGCTGGGTGGATCTGAGGGTCTCGGGCCAGACAGGAGTGTCTTCTGATCCAGAGGGAGCCCCTGAATCCCAGTTACtgagcagctcctctctccctggACGGGAGCCTCCGCCACATCCACACTACCAGAGCCTGCAGCACTCTGGGGCTAGCTCCCAGGAAGCAGACAGGACTGGGG tGGATCCAGCCTCCGACTCCTTCCACCCTCTCCTGGCTGAGGTCACGCACAACGAGACAGCCGAACCCTCCATGACCTTTCACCTTCCAGAAGAGGAAGTGGAGGGGCTATGTTCCCACGATGAAGATGGTGACCATGAAGCACCTGCAGGGGACCTTGAGCTCTCTGCATGCTCAGAGGAGTTTGAGGATGACACAGACCCCTCCGTCACCTCTGAACCCTCTCCTGAGCgcctgagaggaggggaggaaccACCTCAGCCCTCACCCGCCCTGCACGACTCCTTGTACCAGCTGACCTCGTCCCAGTGCCTCCCCCATGACTCTGCCCTGCAGGTATCCCTTGGAGCGGAGGAGGTTGGTCTAGCAGCCTGTGAAGATGTCTCCACTTGGGACATGCCACTTGAAGGAGGGGACACTGATATGGAGAGTACACCAGCACCTCGGAGACTTGACCAAAGAGGTGCTATTAAAATTGAGGACCTGGGTGCAGGAGAGCCAGATGACCAGCTATGTTCAGAGTCAAAGATCAGCCCTCCCATCTGGGAGAGAATAATG GAGGTGGGCAGTGTGAAGGGGATAATGGATGAGTCCATGCTGACCCTGGTGAGCCTGACAGACACAACACTACAGGGCCAGGAACTcactgaggaagaggaaggagagatggag GAATCAAAGTCGACGATGTTGCCAGAGGAGAATGCCAGcctacaggagaaagagacaaCCCCCTCTCATGCAG TGATGCTACTGGAGTTCCAGTCGTGTCCCAGCgtgaacctacaggaggcttTCCAGCAGAAACGCAGAGCCCTGATCCAGAGGTCTGCCCACAGGGTGGAGGAGATTCAAGCCAAGAGGGATGAAGCCAGGGCCAACACAACCACCAGGGCCCAGTCTGACCCAACCACTGTTCAGTCAACCACTTCTAAacccaggagagaggggaggagtgcaGAGTCAACCCATGCAGGAGGGTATGCCAAGCAGAAAAAGCAACAGCCAAAACCCCAAACTCCCTTGCAGCCTCCCATGCTAG CCAAGCTGAAGAAGGTTGGGGAGGTGAGGATCAGCACTCCTGAGATAAGGAAACAGGATGTGGCTGAGATGCGTAAGAGAACAGAGAG GTTGTACAGCCGACTAGATGAGGTGAAGCTTCAGAAGGAGGTCAGGAGCAGACAGGAGGCATATGCCAAAAACAGGGAGATGGCCAAAGAGTTTCATAAG AAAACCTTACAGAAGCTACGGGCCAAGCAGTCTTCGCAATGA
- the LOC111982857 gene encoding uncharacterized protein isoform X6 has protein sequence MFFYSGPEDNICWYCHGVKGDLVLQLVPEPLPAVSTGSQDEDLDLTQEATPDLTPLAGAEEQQDEEPSRPLGGAPRQALKKLLTRIRSQRDQWSYRRLVDPPGDCRTTPTAECDTSAGVTTIETGSLASEERGRPLTTIPRLPDPSQSAQAIETTEESIVAGTLLHADKQAIKIHTFETERKRRGEELERQKQEQIALLKELEEKKSRLELLLQEAQQEREQLHTAMNQDTAAASGTQKTPAQDVTSVSPAAPTPETCSVVVPVQSTITSAAEDGHSRRIREYQQRLLDQNRLHKQSVEEARRRLEEYQRTLRNRYSGETTSTFLPPGTTACLLPHFKGGINSPAVPLELPSGSALLPCLPVALSPHSRAHTPLDLPTQEPSILVQTLFLPGTTVGLHINSRTSPVQLEPTSESLRDQRAGVWLADNVFSRVTEDFPEKLPPPSTSLDPQSYRPHPVSLHPTPHIPLPSRTDPIPPISPTPSEESATLPGEAPVNPGSVLRAPAKFGEEVEKQRQELREAQRRVEAQREVLFMQQRELEEEQREQRRRQREVLQALLTADDTQPGPETTDGLGSERLRLMAALLRAIEESNGQTSTLVETSQSQENTFDVQSSHSDRPAPHPLPHHHPRAAKPPVARARLAVMEMTEQHELSAIQEVQTPANASLITEESVAVSIERAIPEEQDHTAHSERGHSSTSVSSAWEHTAGTGSETLTGSGRSSKLSWRERLRLEAGASPGPDPTPALPERSYHSCEFGRGVLGKSPIELESLSFQSARRPSEPDYLSSTTISSGSYATTDPEHTSTDPEHTSTDPEHTSTDPEHTSTDPEHTSTQIDSSLLLAGFGMGGGKNKKSSVNGSSSSRHSSCRGVSGTGFPILDSLIHSSSIQRIIDKYTRELNFSLSTAGNQTGASAVIEGSVCEEPSSSVSQQKPWSKLLQENEGPDRSPVWGADPHTLPSDRESGAQRHDQEWDNTVNRIMDRLSDKSSSLVLDQGRDSTISPMTGQPSDKSSSPGQGWDSTLSRMIGQLSGQSTSLDQGWDSTLSRMIGGLSNQSTSVSQRLDQSSQWLDEVQDESRVMRPLVGELDESAAQWSGSSEAGGSNSLGWVDLRVSGQTGVSSDPEGAPESQLLSSSSLPGREPPPHPHYQSLQHSGASSQEADRTGVDPASDSFHPLLAEVTHNETAEPSMTFHLPEEEVEGLCSHDEDGDHEAPAGDLELSACSEEFEDDTDPSVTSEPSPERLRGGEEPPQPSPALHDSLYQLTSSQCLPHDSALQVSLGAEEVGLAACEDVSTWDMPLEGGDTDMESTPAPRRLDQRGAIKIEDLGAGEPDDQLCSESKISPPIWERIMEVGSVKGIMDESMLTLVSLTDTTLQGQELTEEEEGEMEESKSTMLPEENASLQEKETTPSHAVMLLEFQSCPSVNLQEAFQQKRRALIQRSAHRVEEIQAKRDEARANTTTRAQSDPTTVQSTTSKPRREGRSAESTHAGGYAKQKKQQPKPQTPLQPPMLAKLKKVGEVRISTPEIRKQDVAEMRKRTERLYSRLDEVKLQKEVRSRQEAYAKNREMAKEFHKKTLQKLRAKQSSQ, from the exons ATGTTTTTCTACTCTGGCCCCGAGGACAACATTTGTTGGTATTGCCATG GAGTGAAAGGTGACCTGGTGCTGCAGCTGGTCCCAGAGCCTCTCCCAGCTGTGTCCACTGGCAGCCAGGATGAAGACCTAGACCTGACCCAGGAGGCCACCCCTGACCTTACACCCTTGGCTGGGGCAGAGGAACAACAGGATGAAG AACCATCCAGGCCTCTAGGTGGCGCCCCCAGACAGGCCTTGAAGAAACTATTGACCCGCATCAGGTCACAGAGAGACCAGTGGAGCTACCGGAGGCTGGTTGATCCCCCAGGTGACTGCCGAACTACTCCGACAGCAGAGTGCGACACGTCCGCAGGCGTTACGACCATTGAGACAGGTTCTCTGGCCAGCGAGGAGAGGGGCCGACCTTTGACCACTATACCCAGACTCCCTGACCCCTCTCAGTCAGCCCAAG CTATAGAGACAACAGAAGAGTCCATAGTGGCTGGTACCCTGCTCCATGCTGATAAACAAGCCATCAAGATCCACACATTTGAAaccgagaggaagaggagg GGGGAAGAGCTGGAGAGGCAAAAGCAGGAGCAGATAGCCCTGCTAAAGGAGTtagaggagaagaagagcaggctggagctgctgctgcaggAGGCCCAGCAAGAAAGAGAACAGCTGCATACGGCCATGAACCAGGACACAGCTGCTGCATCTGGAACACAGAAAACACCAGCCCAGGACGTCACCTCTGTCAGCCCTGCTGCTCCAACTCCCGAG ACTTGTTCTGTGGTTGTCCCTGTGCAGTCTACTATAACCTCAGCTGCTGAGGATGGCCACTCCAGGAGAATCAGAGAGTATCAGCAGCGTCTCTTGGACCAGAACAG GCTTCATAAGCAGTCTGTGGAGGAGGCTCGCCGACGTCTGGAAGAGTACCAACGCACACTAAGAAACCGCTACTCTGGTGAAACCACGTCAACATTTCTCCCTCCTGGTACCACAGCCTGTCTTCTACCACACTTTAAAGGAGGAATCAATTCCCCGGCAGTGCCCCTAGAACTCCCCTCTGGTTCTGCCCTgctcccctgtctccctgtagcacttaGTCCCCACTCTAGAGCTCACACCCCTTTGGACCTCCCCACACAGGAGCCCTCCATCTTGGTTCAAACTCTCTTCCTCCCTGGCACTACAGTTGGCTTGCATATTAACTCCAGAACCTCACCAGTGCAGCTAGAACCCACCTCTGAAAGCCTAAGGGACCAAAGAGCAGGTGTTTGGCTGGCGGACAATGTGTTTAGTAGGGTCACAGAGGATTTCCCTGAGAAGCTACCTCCACCCTCTACCTCGTTAGACCCCCAGTCCTACAGACCACATCCTGTTTCCCTCCACCCTACTCCACACATCCCACTCCCATCAAGAACTGACCCCATCCCACCCATCAGCCCAACCCCTTCAGAAGAGTCAGCTACTCTCCCTGGCGAGGCCCCGGTAAATCCTGGGTCTGTCCTGCGGGCCCCGGCCAAGtttggggaggaggtggagaagcaGAGGCAGGAGCTACGGGAGGCCCAACGGCGGGTGGAGGCCCAGAGGGAGGTGCTCTTCATGCAGCAGAGGGAactggaggaggaacagagggagcagaggaggagacagagggaggtgttacAGGCACTGCTCACTGCTGATGACACACAG CCTGGTCCAGAGACCactgatggtttggggtcagaaCGTCTCCGTCTGATGGCAGCTCTGCTTCGGGCCATCGAGGAGTCCAATGGGCAAACCTCAACATTGGTAGAAACCAGTCAGAGCCAAGAGAACACATTCGATGTCCAGAGTTCACACTCAGACAGACCCGCCCCTCACCcactcccccaccaccacccccggGCAGCCAAACCCCCGGTGGCCCGCGCCAGGCTGGCCGTCATGGAGATGACAGAGCAGCACGAGCTCAGTGCCATCCAGGAGGTGCAGACGCCAGCCAATGCCAGCCTGATCACAG AAGAGAGTGTGGCAGTATCTATTGAAAGGGCAATCCCAGAAGAACAGGACCACACGGCCCACTCTGAAAGAGGTCACTCCAGCACCTCTGTGTCCAGTGCATGGGAACACACAGCTGGGACTGGGAGTGAGACATTAACTGGGTCTGGTAGATCCAGCAAGCtgtcctggagagagagactacgGCTGGAGGCTGGTGCCTCTCCTGGACCTG ATCCCACACCAGCACTCCCAGAACGGTCTTATCACTCCTGTGAGTTTGGGAGAGGTGTCCTTGGTAAATCTCCTATAGAG TTGGAGAGCCTGTCCTTCCAGTCAGCCCGTAGACCCTCAGAACCTGACTACCTGTCCTCCACCACCATCTCTTCCGGAAGCTATGCCACCACTGACCCTGAACACACCTCCACTGACCCTGAACACACCTCCACTGACCCTGAACACACCTCCACTGACCCTGAACACACCTCCACTGACCCTGAACACACCTCCACCCAAATAG ACTCTTCCCTGCTCTTGGCTGGGTTTGGAATGGGAGGAGGAAAAAATAAAAAGTCATCGGTCAATGGCTCCTCTTCATCCAGACACAGTTCCTGTAGGGGCGTATCTGGTACTGGCTTTCCCATTTTAGACTCACTCATACACAGCAGCAGTATCCAGCGCATCATAGACAAATACACCAGGGAGCTCAACTTTTCTCTTAGTACTGCTGGGAACCAGACGG GTGCATCTGCAGTGATAGAGGGGTCAGTGTGTGAGGAGCCAAGCTCCTCTGTGTCGCAGCAGAAGCCCTGGTCTAAGCTACTGCAGGAGAATGAGGGACCAGACAGGTCACCTGTTTGGGGGGCCGACCCACACACTCTCCCCTCGGACAGAGAGTCAGGAGCTCAGAGGCACGACCAG GAATGGGACAACACTGTCAACCGGATCATGGATCGCCTCTCAGACAAGTCCTCCTCATTGGTTCTGGACCAGGGGCGGGACTCCACTATCAGCCCAATGACTGGCCAGCCCTCGGATAAGTCATCCTCGCCGGGCCAAGGGTGGGACTCTACTTTGAGCCGAATGATTGGCCAGCTCTCAGGTCAATCAACCTCACTGGACCAAGGGTGGGATTCGACTTTGAGCAGAATGATTGGCGGGCTCTCCAATCAGTCAACCTCTGTCAGCCAGCGATTGGACCAgtcatcccagtggctagatgaaGTCCAGGATGAGAGCCGGGTGATGAGGCCTCTGGTTGGAGAGCTGGATGAGTCTGCTGCCCAATGGAGTGGGAGCTCAG AAGCTGGTGGTTCTAACTCCCTAGGCTGGGTGGATCTGAGGGTCTCGGGCCAGACAGGAGTGTCTTCTGATCCAGAGGGAGCCCCTGAATCCCAGTTACtgagcagctcctctctccctggACGGGAGCCTCCGCCACATCCACACTACCAGAGCCTGCAGCACTCTGGGGCTAGCTCCCAGGAAGCAGACAGGACTGGGG tGGATCCAGCCTCCGACTCCTTCCACCCTCTCCTGGCTGAGGTCACGCACAACGAGACAGCCGAACCCTCCATGACCTTTCACCTTCCAGAAGAGGAAGTGGAGGGGCTATGTTCCCACGATGAAGATGGTGACCATGAAGCACCTGCAGGGGACCTTGAGCTCTCTGCATGCTCAGAGGAGTTTGAGGATGACACAGACCCCTCCGTCACCTCTGAACCCTCTCCTGAGCgcctgagaggaggggaggaaccACCTCAGCCCTCACCCGCCCTGCACGACTCCTTGTACCAGCTGACCTCGTCCCAGTGCCTCCCCCATGACTCTGCCCTGCAGGTATCCCTTGGAGCGGAGGAGGTTGGTCTAGCAGCCTGTGAAGATGTCTCCACTTGGGACATGCCACTTGAAGGAGGGGACACTGATATGGAGAGTACACCAGCACCTCGGAGACTTGACCAAAGAGGTGCTATTAAAATTGAGGACCTGGGTGCAGGAGAGCCAGATGACCAGCTATGTTCAGAGTCAAAGATCAGCCCTCCCATCTGGGAGAGAATAATG GAGGTGGGCAGTGTGAAGGGGATAATGGATGAGTCCATGCTGACCCTGGTGAGCCTGACAGACACAACACTACAGGGCCAGGAACTcactgaggaagaggaaggagagatggag GAATCAAAGTCGACGATGTTGCCAGAGGAGAATGCCAGcctacaggagaaagagacaaCCCCCTCTCATGCAG TGATGCTACTGGAGTTCCAGTCGTGTCCCAGCgtgaacctacaggaggcttTCCAGCAGAAACGCAGAGCCCTGATCCAGAGGTCTGCCCACAGGGTGGAGGAGATTCAAGCCAAGAGGGATGAAGCCAGGGCCAACACAACCACCAGGGCCCAGTCTGACCCAACCACTGTTCAGTCAACCACTTCTAAacccaggagagaggggaggagtgcaGAGTCAACCCATGCAGGAGGGTATGCCAAGCAGAAAAAGCAACAGCCAAAACCCCAAACTCCCTTGCAGCCTCCCATGCTAG CCAAGCTGAAGAAGGTTGGGGAGGTGAGGATCAGCACTCCTGAGATAAGGAAACAGGATGTGGCTGAGATGCGTAAGAGAACAGAGAG GTTGTACAGCCGACTAGATGAGGTGAAGCTTCAGAAGGAGGTCAGGAGCAGACAGGAGGCATATGCCAAAAACAGGGAGATGGCCAAAGAGTTTCATAAG AAAACCTTACAGAAGCTACGGGCCAAGCAGTCTTCGCAATGA